The following nucleotide sequence is from Desulfuromonadaceae bacterium.
AACCGTGCCAGCGCGCCGACGGCGTAGGAGTTGCGACTGAGGCGAGCATGTTTGGCCGATGAATGTTGCACCAGGAATTCGTTGGTGATCGAACGATAATCTTCTTTTGCTTTACGCACCCCGTCACTGGAAGCGATCGCGCCAGACAACAGCGGATAGGCATCATCATCACTGCACAGGGCGACATACTCCGTTTCCCGGCAAAATTCGGGGAAAGAGAGCGTCCGAATCAGCTCGACGGTCGGCAGCAGATCGTCACGCAGCTGCACCAGCTGGTCGCGCATCGTTACCAGCTGGGTTGTGGTCGGCAGCTTTGTAAATCCGCCGATCACACAGCTGATCGGATGGACGTGGCGACCGACGAGCAGATCGCAAACGGTGTTGCACGCCTGTTTCATGCGTAGCGCACGGCGGACTGCCGCGGGGTGCTCCTTCATCATCCCGATGAAGCTCTGTACTCCGAGCAGATCAGGGGCAACCAGCAGATAGATATGCAGTATGTGGCTGTCGAGCAGCTCCATGTGCAGCAGCAATCTGCGCAACAGCAACGTCTGAACGCTCGGACTGAAACCGAGGGCATGCTCGGCCGCCTGGATTGAGGCGAGGCTGTGACCGCAAGCGCAGATACCGCAAATCCGTGACGTGATGTGCTGGGCCTCGAAAATCGAACGCCCGCGCAGAATCGCCTCAAAGAAGCGGGGCGCTTCGACAATTTGCAGCTCGGCCTGCTCCACGACCCCGTCGCGGACATTGACAACGATGTGCCCGTGCCCCTCGACCCGGGTCAGAAATTCGACCTTGACCGCAACATTCCTACGCATCGTCCGGCTCCATTGCCGCGTTGTACATCGTCATCCGCTTGACAATCTGCTCGGCATCGAGTCCGTAGTGATGCAGCACCGCTGCGGCCCCCGACCGGTTCGGGTTGCTGACCAGCCCCCGGCACCCGTAGCAGGTGTTGCCGTTATTGATGCACCAGGCATGGCACCCGGCGCGAGTGATTGGCCCCAGACAGGTGATTCCCTTGTCATACAGACACACGTTCTCGTTGAGTTTGCACTCAACACAAACGGCATAATCAGGGACCGGTGAGGGGAGTCCCGCCAGCGCTGCCTTAACCACCTTGATGAATTCGTCGGGATGGATTGGACAGCCGGGAATCATGTAATCAACCGTGACCAGCTGATGCAAGGCGCGGGTGCTGGTGGTCGGGAACCATGCACCCTGTTCAGCGTAGACCTCGGCCTGTGCCGCAACGAGCGAATTGCAGTTTTTCATGCCATTGACACCACCGTTCGTCGCACAGCTGCCGTAGGCGATTAACGCGTCGCTACGCGCGCGGATTTCTTTCAGCCGCCGCTCCGCCTCGCTATTACTCACGCTCCCCTCAACAAACGCCAGATGATAACGTGCTGCCGAGCGTTCCGACAGTACTTCGCGAAACTCGACCAGCTCAATCACTCCGAGTAACTCAAACAGGACCGCGCCGATGTTGGTCACTTGCAGCTGACACCCTTCGCAGCTGGAGAGATCAAAAAATGCCACTTTCGGTCGTGCCATCAGATCGCCCCCTTAAGCCTGTTTACCTGGTCAAAACGGAACACCGGGCCATCCTGGCAACAGTAGATGTTGTCGATCTGGCAGTGCCCACATTTGCCAAGGCCGCACTTCATGTGGCGTTCAAGCGACAGGTAGATTTGTGCTTCAGGGATCTTTTTTTTCAGCAGCTCCTCGACCACAAAGCGATACATCACCGGGGGGCCACAGGCGATGGCAAAGGTTTTCAAAGGGTCGAGGTTGACGCCCGGAATCAGTGCGGTGATCAGCCCCACATTCCCTTCCCAGGCGGGAGCGGCGCGGTCGATGGAACAACCGAAGTTGAGATCAATGCGCTGGTCCCAGCAGGCCAGTTCGCCATTGAACAACATACTTTCCGGATCACGGCAGCCGAGGAGGATGTCGACCTTGCCGAAGTCGCGACGGTTGTCGATAATGTAATTGATCAACGAACGCAGCGGTGCAATCCCCAGCCCCCCGGCGATCAGCAGGACATCGTTTCCTTGCAGCGGAATCACCGGAAAACCGACCCCGAAGGGGCCGCGAATGCCAATCTCATCACCGGTTTTGAGTCGATGCAGCGCTGCGGTGAAGCGCCCGGTGCGGCGCACGCAGAGTTCAAAACTGTCGAGCCGGGTTGGAGACGAACAGATCGAGATCGGTGCTTCGCCAACGCCAAAGAGCGACACCTCGACAAATTGCCCTGGATCGTGGTCGAAGGCTTCATCCTCCGGCAGGACGATGCGGAAGAGTTTCTCCAGCGCGGTCAGCGGGGTGATTTCGTCAATCCGCGCGCGTTTGACCTGGTAGTCGGAATGACTGACGGCAACGGTTTTCATCGTCCCCGCTCCTCAATCAATGCCTTGAGCGTTTCCTGCACATCAATTGCCGCCATGCAGGCACGGCTGCACCGTCCGCAACCGGTGCAAAAAAGTCGCCGGTAACGCGCCATCGGGTAGTTGAACTTGCGGTTAAAACGATGCCGCTGGCGCGCCGCGCGTTCGGCGCGGAAGCTTTCCCCGCCGGCGACCTTGGCGAACGTTTCATGCTGGCAGGAATCCCAGGTGCGGACACGTTGCCCCTTACGCAGATCAAGTTGCGGTTCGTCAACAATGTCAAAGCAGTAACAGGTCGGACACACGTTGGTACAGTTGCCACACGACAGGCATTTTTCGCCGACCTGTTGCCAGATGGCACTGTCAACAGTTTCTTCGAGGAGATAGGGCAGATCCTCATAGCGCATCGGCAGCGTGCTTTTGAAACGTTCTTTTTTGTTGCGACGCAGCGTTGCCAGGGCGTCTTGCGCTGCTGCGGTGACCGGTTCGAATAATTGTGCAGCGGCGACCAGCTGTTCCCCTTTGTGGGTAGCGATATCGACGAAGTAGTCAGCGCCCAGATCGCTCAGAAACAGGTCGTAGCCACCTTTTGGCAGGTGAGTATGCAACAGGGCGCAATTCGCGTGATGATCACAGCAGTCATTGCACTCCAGACCAATCAGGGTGAGCTGGTTCTTGCGCAGCAGGTAGTGTAAATCGCGCGGTCGGTCGGAAAAAATCATATTCAGACACTGGATACCGGCAAGGTCGCAGGTATGGACACCAAACAGCACCAGCTCTTCGACCTCGGCCAGCGCCTGCATCTGTTGGCCAGCGGCGATATCGTAGTGCAGCAGCATTTCATGGGGGGGGAGAAAATATTTTTTCGGGGGCAGGATGGTCGGAAGATAATCAAGACGCAGTTCTGCCGGGGAATTAATCTCGGCAAACCTGAACTGGTCGTTACCCAGCGCAACCGGACCGACTACTTTTTGTCGTCCAAGCAGAAGCGTAATCAGTTCGGCAAGATTCGATTTTCTGAGCAGGGCCTGAGGCACAAAATTCTCTTTTCCCGGACGCACATCAATCATCCACATGACCAGAAAAGACTATCGAACTCCAATGACAAGTCAATGTCTGGAAAGCATATTGACCGCGATCATCCATACTGTCGACGCGAGTTTAACATCCTCCTGCCGCTGATCCTGAATTGATTTGACAAGTTACCGCAATTCCGTTAGCTTTTCCGAACAACTGAATTAATGACGTTCGTCTTTATCCAGAGCGGTGGAGGGTCAGGCCCTATGAAACCGCAGCAACCGATCCGCCCGCGCGGGTGCCAGGTGCTAAATCCGACCCCCAGGTCAGCGGGGGACAGATGAGGACGGAGCCTCGGGAAAAATATCGTTATATCCTTCGGCCCCTGCTCATCTGATCTGAGCAGGGGCTTTTTGCGTTTAGTGGATAAATCGCGGGACAAAGGGTTGGCTGTGGAAAATTCTGTCGGCATCGTCACCACTGAATATGCGCATTTTGATGCTGAACTACGGCTGGAGAGCGGTCGGGTGCTCGGTCCGTTAACCCTTGCCTACGAAACCTACGGCACGCTCAACGCGGCCCGTTCAAACGCGATTCTGGTCGCTCATGCCTGGACCGGCGACGCACACGCGGCCGGCTACCATAGCACCCAAGATCGCAAACCGGGGTGGTGGGATGCCATGATCGGACCGGGGAAAGTACTCGATACCGGTCGCTACTATGTGATCTGCTCCAACGTTATCGGTTCGTGCTTTGGCTCGACCGGCCCGACCAGTAAGAACCCGCGTACCGGCAAGCCGTACCGGCTTAACTTTCCGGTGCTCATGGTGCGCGACATGGTGCGCGCCCAACAGTTGCTTGTCGATCGACTCGGCATTGACCAGCTGTACTGCGTCATTGGGGGGAGCATGGGAGCGATGCAGGCGCTGGAATGGGGGATCCATTTTCCGGAGCGTACCCGGTCGATCATCCCGATTGCCGGAACGGTGTCGAACTCGCCGATGGCGATTGCGCTTAACGCCATGGCCCGGCAGGCGATCTTTAACGATCCGCTGTGGAAGAAGGGGAACTATCGACCCGAGCATCCCCCCGCCGATGGTTTGGCGCTGGCCCGTGCCATCGGACACATTTCGTTCCTCTCCGACACATCGATGCAGCTCAAGTTCGGGCGGCGTTTTTCGGTGCGAGACGGTCTGTTCGATTTTTTCGGTCAGTATGAGGTGGAGCGTTATCTGGAATATAACGGGCGC
It contains:
- a CDS encoding 4Fe-4S dicluster domain-containing protein — protein: MIDVRPGKENFVPQALLRKSNLAELITLLLGRQKVVGPVALGNDQFRFAEINSPAELRLDYLPTILPPKKYFLPPHEMLLHYDIAAGQQMQALAEVEELVLFGVHTCDLAGIQCLNMIFSDRPRDLHYLLRKNQLTLIGLECNDCCDHHANCALLHTHLPKGGYDLFLSDLGADYFVDIATHKGEQLVAAAQLFEPVTAAAQDALATLRRNKKERFKSTLPMRYEDLPYLLEETVDSAIWQQVGEKCLSCGNCTNVCPTCYCFDIVDEPQLDLRKGQRVRTWDSCQHETFAKVAGGESFRAERAARQRHRFNRKFNYPMARYRRLFCTGCGRCSRACMAAIDVQETLKALIEERGR
- a CDS encoding FAD/NAD(P)-binding protein, with the translated sequence MKTVAVSHSDYQVKRARIDEITPLTALEKLFRIVLPEDEAFDHDPGQFVEVSLFGVGEAPISICSSPTRLDSFELCVRRTGRFTAALHRLKTGDEIGIRGPFGVGFPVIPLQGNDVLLIAGGLGIAPLRSLINYIIDNRRDFGKVDILLGCRDPESMLFNGELACWDQRIDLNFGCSIDRAAPAWEGNVGLITALIPGVNLDPLKTFAIACGPPVMYRFVVEELLKKKIPEAQIYLSLERHMKCGLGKCGHCQIDNIYCCQDGPVFRFDQVNRLKGAI
- a CDS encoding homoserine O-acetyltransferase; amino-acid sequence: MENSVGIVTTEYAHFDAELRLESGRVLGPLTLAYETYGTLNAARSNAILVAHAWTGDAHAAGYHSTQDRKPGWWDAMIGPGKVLDTGRYYVICSNVIGSCFGSTGPTSKNPRTGKPYRLNFPVLMVRDMVRAQQLLVDRLGIDQLYCVIGGSMGAMQALEWGIHFPERTRSIIPIAGTVSNSPMAIALNAMARQAIFNDPLWKKGNYRPEHPPADGLALARAIGHISFLSDTSMQLKFGRRFSVRDGLFDFFGQYEVERYLEYNGRNFVDRFDTNSFLYLAKALDLYDAGWNFDHLEDALKQVICPSLWFAFSSDWLYPPYLTEEAVTILQRLGRPTTYHLIASDYGHDSFLVEAEKFTHYIVDFLAGLE
- a CDS encoding nickel-dependent hydrogenase large subunit, producing the protein MRRNVAVKVEFLTRVEGHGHIVVNVRDGVVEQAELQIVEAPRFFEAILRGRSIFEAQHITSRICGICACGHSLASIQAAEHALGFSPSVQTLLLRRLLLHMELLDSHILHIYLLVAPDLLGVQSFIGMMKEHPAAVRRALRMKQACNTVCDLLVGRHVHPISCVIGGFTKLPTTTQLVTMRDQLVQLRDDLLPTVELIRTLSFPEFCRETEYVALCSDDDAYPLLSGAIASSDGVRKAKEDYRSITNEFLVQHSSAKHARLSRNSYAVGALARFNLNAAKLHPSAQAVAAELGLRAPCCNPYLNTVAQLVECVHCSEAALLIVEQLLAEGIDQGEVVSGGGNENQRIPVRAGRGIGAVEVPRGILFHDYTIDDKGMIEHANCVIPTGQNLQNIEDDMHRLVPEILPRSDAEITLALEMLVRAYDPCISCSTHFLKIDFVGR